One Glycine max cultivar Williams 82 chromosome 4, Glycine_max_v4.0, whole genome shotgun sequence DNA segment encodes these proteins:
- the LOC100500327 gene encoding Acyl-CoA-binding protein-like, with product MGLKEDFEQYAEKAKTLPPTQSNEDLLILYGLYKQATVGPVNTSRPGMFNMRDRAKWDAWKAVEGKSKDEAMSDYITKVKQLLEAAGMPA from the exons ATGGGTTTGAAG GAGGATTTTGAGCAGTATGCTGAGAAAGCAAAGACTTTGCCACCGACTCAATCAAACGAAGACTTGCTTATCCTTTATGGATTGTACAAGCAGGCCACCGTTGGACCTGTCAACACCA GCCGTCCGGGAATGTTCAACATGAGGGACAGAGCTAAATGGGATGCATGGAAGGCTGTTGAAG GGAAATCCAAGGACGAAGCAATGAGTGATTACATCACTAAGGTGAAACAGCTGCTGGAAGCAGCCGGCATGCCTGCTTGA
- the LOC100500327 gene encoding acyl-CoA-binding protein-like isoform X1 — MVMQEDFEQYAEKAKTLPPTQSNEDLLILYGLYKQATVGPVNTSRPGMFNMRDRAKWDAWKAVEGKSKDEAMSDYITKVKQLLEAAGMPA, encoded by the exons ATGGTCATGCAGGAGGATTTTGAGCAGTATGCTGAGAAAGCAAAGACTTTGCCACCGACTCAATCAAACGAAGACTTGCTTATCCTTTATGGATTGTACAAGCAGGCCACCGTTGGACCTGTCAACACCA GCCGTCCGGGAATGTTCAACATGAGGGACAGAGCTAAATGGGATGCATGGAAGGCTGTTGAAG GGAAATCCAAGGACGAAGCAATGAGTGATTACATCACTAAGGTGAAACAGCTGCTGGAAGCAGCCGGCATGCCTGCTTGA
- the LOC102668858 gene encoding uncharacterized protein: MVLEAEFVEEEKKTKSELSREKKKEVVLYTGKEAPYPLVPSKKDKERHFACFLDIFKKLEIIIPFGEALQQMPLYSKFLKDLLTKKGKYIHSDNIVVEGNCSVVIQRILPPKYKDPGSVTIPCFIGAVSVGKALIDLGASINLMPFSMCRRISELKIMPTRMTLQLADRSITRPYGMVEDVLVKVWQFTFPADFVIMDIEEDAEIPLILARPFMLTTNCVVDIGKGNLEMGVDDQKVTFDLFDAAKQSLDQNVCSKMDEIKNEMA; encoded by the exons ATGGTTCTAGag gcTGAGTTTGTTGAGGAAGAAAAGAAGACAAAGAGTGAGTTGtccagagaaaagaagaaggaggttGTCCTATATACAGGGAAGGAAGCACCATACCCTTTGGTTCCGTCCAAGAAAGACAAGGAACGACACTTTGCttgtttccttgatatcttcaagaaattggagataaTTATCCCCTTTGGAGAAGCCTTGCAacaaatgccactctactccaagtTTCTTAAAGATCTGTTGACCAAGAAGGGCAAATATATCCACAGTGATAATATTGTGGTGGAGGGAAATTGCAGTGTTGTTATCCAAAGAATCCTTCcacctaaatacaaggatccaGGGAGTGTTACAATCCCTTGCTTTATTGGTGCCGTGTCAGTTGGAAAAGCTCTCATTGACTTGGGGGCCAGCATTAATTTGATGCCtttctccatgtgcagaaggatTAGTGAGCTGAAAATCATGCCAACAAGGATGACATTGCAACTGGCAGATCGGTCTATTACAAGACCTTATGGCATGGTAGAAGACGTTTTGGTCAAAGTGTGGCAGTTTACTTTCCCTGCAGATTTTGTAATCATGGACATTGAGGAGGATGCTGAAATCCCACTGATTTTGGCCCGTCCCTTCATGTTAACTACAAATTGTGTGGTGGATATAGGGAAAGGTAATCTTGAAATGGGTGTAGATGACCAGAAAGTCAcatttgatttgtttgatgCAGCAAAGCAGTCACTTGACCAGAATGTGTGTTCTAAGATGGACGAAATTAAGAATGAGATGGCTTAG